Within Cololabis saira isolate AMF1-May2022 chromosome 14, fColSai1.1, whole genome shotgun sequence, the genomic segment ATGAAGAACTATTACtgctttaattgttgtttttaactggtccaaaccagtttttaaaaacataaaatgtaaatttGAGAGCGGGAATCCAAATATTGGTGTATTATTAAAACTTACggtacaaagacaacatgacctTTAAACACTCAATGCACAGATGGATAGTTCCAGCAGGACTCCAGCCTACAACTAACCTTTACTACAAAATCATCATGTTGTTGTCATGGTTAAAATTGGCAAGCTGTTACCTGAGGGGATCTTGTCTGGACAGCAGCATATTTAGCTCCAAATGTACTTCCATATCTTCCTAGATGACGACTGTCCACTGATGACATTTGCCTCTTTAGCTCATTCAGCTTCACAGGTTGTTACAACTAGACAATTGTTATCCCCTGCCCTAcagtaactcaaaccagaggaTGTCTAAGAATTAAGCAATCATGGGGAAGGTATCATACCAGTCTCTTTGACTTTTAATACCATTGTCActatattttttttagaaactGATCTTCAtatgaatatatttttttttgagaTGTCAAGGTAGTTTTGTTGCTTTGTAAATGACagctgtattttgtatttcctTGGCAGGTGTTTGGTCCAGTCAGGTGATGGTGCCTCAGAGGGTGAGCGCCGTTCTGGGAAAGAATGTAACTTTAGAGTGCCGAGTGGACGTTGGCTCCAACATCAATCTGACTCAGAGTTCCTGGGAGCGCCATTTACCTTCAGGCCCCGCCACAGTGGCCGTCTACCACCCAGATTTTGGCATTTCTATCCATCAAGACTATATTAATCGCCTGCATTTTCGCTCACCCTCCTCTCATGATGCCACCATTATATTGGAGAATGTTGGATTTTCTGACGTGGGGATCTATACCTGTAAAGTAGCTACGTTTCCTATGGGAAACACCCAGGCGTCCACGACGGTCAATGTACTCGgtaagtgactgtgtcatttcATGTGAAAAGTCCCAGTCTTCAAAATTACACTGCAATGTTTCTAAAGATGACAGAAAGCTGAAATCAAATAGTTGATGATTTTAAGAATTTAAGTTAAGTAAGTTAAGTTTTTTGCGGTATTTCCTGGTCTTTTGGCAGCAAGCCTCTTAACCACTGAAATAGCTTAAAATTTCTGCAGCATTAGTTTATATTTGTTGGCCAAATGATTCTTCCAGAAAGTACTTTGTCAGTCGTGACAATGGGAGTGATACAATAAACATGTGGACATTTAATCCATCTTAGATCATTGGCTTGAGCAGTATAGTTTAACTTAAATTTCAGTTTTAATTAGATATTTTTAGGTTTCAGGTGTCCTTGATATGTTCATAACCTGGATTAAAACATGCTGGTTGTACAGAATTTGTATATCCATCTCATGGACAGTTGATATGAGCAGAAAAGGAAATCTTGCAGAACAATAAAACGCCAATTTAGCCTGAGTTTACCACCAATTCATGCACTGAAGAGTCCTTTGCTTAATTTGCATGCATTAACGGGTTCTAGGGCTGCGTTTTCAGCTTTGCTTAAGGGATTAATAATTTTTCATTTGGATCAGAAGTTGCCGCTGCACACTCGGACTTAATGTGTGCAGTCCCTCGGCCTGCTTTCCCAGAACAGATCACCAGGATGGGTAGAGGGGCTAATGGGCTAAAGAggaatgccagaaatgatgagAATGTAGTAGAATCAGCAGGAAAGACACAAACATGATGCATAGTTTAAACATTGGAGTTaacctggttaaaaaaaaaaaaacaactccttAATTTGAATtacctcttttttccccctttgtcCTTTGTCCTTATCTTTTCTCTCATTGTTAACAGTGGAGCCAAAGGTCTATGTGTCTGCTGGGTCAACTGCCCTGATCGATGGAGGCAATGAAACCGTGGTGGCTACCTGTATCGCGGAGCGAGCTCGCCCTCCAGCTGAGGTGTCTTGGGAGTCCAACCTTTTTGGCCAGTCAGAAGTGCAACTGTTTGATGATGTCAATGGAACAATAAGTACTCAAGTGCGCTACATCTGGCAGCCCACACGCCACGTCCAGGGGAACACACTTACTTGTGTGGTCCGCCATCCGGCTCTGCAGAATGACTTCAGGATCCCGTACCAGCTGAATGTGCAGTGTAGGTCCTTATGAATGGTCACATGGACAAACATCTGAAGAACAGCTTTTTAGTACATTGTACATAAATATTGATCCACTTTTTTATTACAGTCAAGTTGAGACAGTTTgacatttcaccttttgaaAGTCTTGGTGTTAGTTTTATGGATGGCATGCAAAATGCTGTCAAAAGTACTGATGATTCTTGACCCACAATTTTCCAAATATTTTTAGTATTTGGATAACATGCTttaagttgtttgtttttctgcacACTTTACTATATTTTTGATTCATGGGTGAATTTGTGCATATTTGGAGAGCATAGGCTCATGGGTTTCAAGCCCATGAGCTGATCCTGCGCCAATTACAGCGCATATCCACAGATTATCAATGCAAAATATCAATAATTATGTATAACCCTAAACCTTTCGCATTAAAAAATTCATACTATGATTCGATGTAATAACTTAGGTCAAAAGATTTCCTTTAAACGGCAAATGTCGGATCCaacttttaatgttattttaataatttcTTCCCTTTTTAATCAGCAgtcttggtttgtttttgtgttcttCACTACAGTTGCTCCTGATATCTCAGTTGTGGGGTATGATGGAGACTGGCATGTGGGCCGGGAGAATGTTCAGATGGCATGCAAAGCCAACGCAAACCCACCAGCTCATCATTTTAGATGGATCAGGTGTGTGAATTTTTCTGTGTGTCTTAAGCTGAAATTGACTCAGAAAGGAAAATGGTGAAGAACTATGGCTAATTGTAATCTTGAGTTTTCACATAGTATTTAGATGCATGAACAGTCTCATAAAGGTGTATTGTGAGGCGTATGATCTAGGCTGATTTTAAAAGGCATGCTTTGCAGAATTTTGAAATAAGCACTCGTAAAAAAAAGTATCGTGTTATCTTCCTGTGGAAGTGTGTAGTAGTTCATTTCTTTAAAAAGCACCCCCCTATATCttgtttccctttttcttccccttcatgttttgcttttttgtttttggggcTGCAGCCTTTGTGCAGAGGGTGTGTAGACACCATCAAATAACAGCCTGCAAGCACAAGCACAATAAAGCCTATCAAGGCATTGCAGGCCTTACAAAATTGCCACATATCTTACTGCCCTATAAAGATTACACAAAAATACTTTCATATAATTGGAATGTATCATGCATTCTACATTAAAGTGTCATATGTGaatgattacattataaaaTACTTGTGGTTGATATGTCTCTGAGTATCAAATTCTGTTTTCTGTGTATCCCAGATTGGACAGTGAAATGCCAGAGGGGGTGGAAATAATAAACAGCACTTTGCTTTTCCTGCGTCCCCTTCAGAGGAATGACTCTGGAGTCTATAGATGCGAGGTTGCCAATGACATCAACCTCCGCAGTCGGGATGTGCGCATCCTCATACAAGGTGAGCCGAGTATACGCACCGGAACACAGCTGACTCCGGTCGCCTCGTCTTCCCTCAGGAAGCactgtgcatgcatgcatgcacgtCATAGAGGGTACCTCTGCCTGTGACATTGTTGTTGAAGCTGAAATGTGACACCGTAtcactctcatccactgtgtgCACACTGACAGTCTATCAAGCTATCACCCATGATGCAGTATGCTGGCACTGACGTTGGATTTGGTCTTAATTGCATGCTTATCAGCCTTGATTAACATAAGGTCTCCAGATGTTTAAACGGGGAGTTCCTGGGCCAAGCGGCTGCTAATATTTAAGGCCTCTTTAAACCACAGTGCACTGCCTCTACTCTGTCCTGCTGGCTTGGTGTCTAAATATGTCATGTCTCTGATGTGAATTATGAGCATGCTCCTCTGGTTTCACAAAATCTCTCTTGCCTGTGGAAACTCCTCTCGAGTGAAGTTCTGACtgtataatttttctttttcatctttcttgCCTTCTTTTTGTCTGTTATTTCTGCATGTGTCATGCAGTAAGAGGCAAAGGCCTGCAGCCTCACTCTGAGATGATGTCCCAGATTCATAAAACATTAACTAGTCCTTTTCAACttctatttattatttatcatcCCTATTTCATTTTCCTTTGAGTGGACCTGTATGGGTGTGCACAAGCTTACGCATATTGGTGTTCCCTCCGTTGTATGTGTTGTTGTGGGTGTGCTCATGTCGGTTCACTGCCTTTGCATGAAGTTGTACAGTTTATACGCTTGGAGATTACAAACCTCTGGGTTCATGTTTCAGATCTCTCAGTTGTGAATCTTCGCCCTCACATCTAGCCTGGTTACCAAGATTAAAGTAGCGAGCAATTTTGCAATGCCATTAAAACTTTTCAACCCAAATTCTTTCCATTGCTGTAGCTGCTTATGATCACAGCCTCCGGCTTGTCTGTTTGTGGGTATAaccaccaacccccccccccttcctttTAAGGTTGGTGTTCTTTGTGGTGCAGTGAAAAATATACTCACAAAATAGGCTCTGGAAAATAAGTACTGCTATTTGATTGGATATCCATGTGCAAAGAGCCGCTCCCGGTCGCCAGAAGTAATGTGATAGAATTCCAGTTCAAGCaaggattttaaattatttcataTTGAAACTTCTATGTGAGGTCCCAGTCGTAGTTGTAGTATGACTTGTGTACAAGATGCTTTGTTCATGAATCTTTGATGTCCTCAGGAGACTTTGGTTTGCTCTTGTTTAGCCTCAAATTTCAAActgcttttgttttaaaaaacacTCAACATGCAAATAAGACTAGTAGTAGAAACTGAAAAGTGAATAGCTAAAACTCTAttcaggggtggggggggggttgtttttttgtgtcatgaatTCTGATTTGCTAATTATTAAAACATATCCTTTGATCAAAGGGGAAATAAAACATCCAAGTTGTGACTTAATATTGCTGTCAAATTTTTACACCCTGTTTCCAGCTCAACTCTGACATTTGCACTTTGAAGGCAAAGTTTTGCACAAGTGTTGCCCCGAGGGAGACGGATATGGAAGTTTAATCGTTCCTCTGTTCCAACTTGAGAGTTAGTGATGGAGGCAAAAAAGGGGAGATGAACTCTAAGAGCAAGCTGGCAACACAGAGCACCCAGGGGTCTGTTTCACAAAgaaggttcaacaaactctgtgTCAAAAAACTAACCCGGACTCAACAAACTCAAAGTTAAAAAACTCTTGTGTTTTAGGTCTCAGAACAGGTGTTGGTTCAGTCATCCTTGAGTGTGTTGACTCTGAGTTACCGTGgctataaaaagccagcatcaatgTTGCTCCAATACCTcgatttaccatggcaacacacaGTGAGCGGAAGTTTCTACAATAGGTGTTTTTTCCCCTAATGGGGTCTGCACCACTTAATTTTGCTGTACTGGTTGCAGTGGTGTCATTCTATTGTATTCTGTTCGCTAGAACCGGACAGATTATTATTGATGTTCTTAATATTCACTGTCATAGATGCtttagcaaaaataaataaatcttgaaATGGTTGAAAATTGAATAGGCTACAAAACATTTCAGATGGGTAACTGCAACATAACAGGCAGTTGTAATAACTTAAAAAACCCTTTGGaggatttgtaaaaaaaatcacaagttaaaatcttttttttttttgggtggggggTGTCTGTTCATGAGTCAggccacttttctttttttttacagtccTGTATTATTGACTTTCACGTGGAATACATATGTTCAGCATCCACATTAAGAAAACTGACATTTGTAAATAATTGATGGCCAATAAAATTAATAATCCAATGTATTTTGTGTGAAGTATGGTCACATGTGGGCGATATTTGTCATGCATGGAAAGATGGGGTCCTATAAGCTTAATGTCACATGGAAACAAAAACCTGACACCAGGGCTCTCAAGTCTGAGTCTGAGACacacatttcaacaagttcacacgcTCACGCTGAGAAATAATTAACTTCACCGCACGGAAATCCCAACAGCCCAAACAAACGAGTCAAAGGCAGACTACGCTACTGCGTGCTGAGCACTCATACAGGTCATATTAGCTGTCTGGAGTTACCAActtatcggccaatcagaaaatagaatttctcagccaatcagaaaaaagtatttttttgttgCCGGGTAAGGTCTGGGTTTCAGCTTCTTAGCTTCACTAAGAGAAATTATTTAATAGAGCATAAATATtgtgaaaacctttttttctttgttacagAATTAATAAAACAGTGTATTTGATATAATCAAATTAGTTCTGAAGAAACTGCGTATATGGGACACTGGGAGGGAAACGATCCTCCGTGCGTGCCATCATGAGTACAAGTCATGGCTGGCTTGATCATATCAAACTATCTATTCGGATACTCCAGTATACTTTGGTGAGGCAAATGCAACATGTCATCTTTCAGACGTCCGTAAAATCCATGTTATGGGCCCCGATAACTCAGTTGGTTGAGCGGGCACGCCATATACAAAAGCTATCACCCTCTTGCAGGCGGTGCAGGTTTAATCCCAGCCTCTGCCtgtaccccctccctccctctaaCCAAGTTTCCTGTCtagccactttcaaaataaaggccatGAGagccatcatttttttttttttttttttttaagtgtgtgtgttATATGGTTGATTGTCTGATCAAATTAAACTGGTTTAGGCTTCATGAAGGGGAGGAGACAGAAAGTAACTCTGGGGTATGTTGAAGTAAACATGCTCttgaccaggtttatttcacaGGGTCAATTACAGCACTAACAGACTCTGAGTTTGTGTTACCATGATAACCTGGTTTGTGGAACAGTCCCCTGCTCTTACAGCTATGTTTTTGTTTGCGCTGGCAGCATCTTGTGTGTAATCACACACTATTCTTCTGTTTGGCCTTTCTGTGGCGGAATTGTGCTTGCCTTAGGATAGGTCTGTGATTTAAAGTGGCCCTATCTTGGCCAGTTTCATGCCTCATGATTTAATCTCTGGATGCTCTGGAGTAGCTTTGCACCCAGTATTAATGACATTCAATTCACTTTACTTGTTTAGTCCCAATTAACAGCAAAGTACAGTCTAGTTAAGTTCAATTTAAATTCCAGCTCAGTCCAGTTTGTGTAATTAATGAAACTGAAATGGCCTAATTAtttcaaaatcacaaaaaccaAGAATCACAAGATTCTGGTGAAAATGAGCAGATTTAGCGTA encodes:
- the nectin3b gene encoding nectin-3-like protein isoform X1 → MSASSRRSSLGPPSKAAAFHLLCIISGVWSSQVMVPQRVSAVLGKNVTLECRVDVGSNINLTQSSWERHLPSGPATVAVYHPDFGISIHQDYINRLHFRSPSSHDATIILENVGFSDVGIYTCKVATFPMGNTQASTTVNVLVEPKVYVSAGSTALIDGGNETVVATCIAERARPPAEVSWESNLFGQSEVQLFDDVNGTISTQVRYIWQPTRHVQGNTLTCVVRHPALQNDFRIPYQLNVQFAPDISVVGYDGDWHVGRENVQMACKANANPPAHHFRWIRLDSEMPEGVEIINSTLLFLRPLQRNDSGVYRCEVANDINLRSRDVRILIQDPPTMPSTITAPVLTGSSSTTFVVDKGHVLLSSPTLQALPEGNLGSVVGGAVGGALFLLLLLSLVGVFYLRKRQSFPGSHYPKQYPNDLQKAPTQHELRPTKGGSSSHSRDHDREEWGDHKLKLERRLHNNYNGEEYPVNGYTRAMRESGRHGLQQNHHHEHAQYSSPPQARGTRYPHSPKPQGNGSPYLSDDCYDSGAEGDYVSHTDGSVISRREWYV
- the nectin3b gene encoding nectin-3-like protein isoform X2 is translated as MSASSRRSSLGPPSKAAAFHLLCIISGVWSSQVMVPQRVSAVLGKNVTLECRVDVGSNINLTQSSWERHLPSGPATVAVYHPDFGISIHQDYINRLHFRSPSSHDATIILENVGFSDVGIYTCKVATFPMGNTQASTTVNVLVEPKVYVSAGSTALIDGGNETVVATCIAERARPPAEVSWESNLFGQSEVQLFDDVNGTISTQVRYIWQPTRHVQGNTLTCVVRHPALQNDFRIPYQLNVQFAPDISVVGYDGDWHVGRENVQMACKANANPPAHHFRWIRLDSEMPEGVEIINSTLLFLRPLQRNDSGVYRCEVANDINLRSRDVRILIQDQSQAERSNSIKVAGAVMGAVLALFLIVVFIIVILTARKAPPSAFADKVIDLPPTHKPPPPYSERAPAVPLGVHASQVAWLCQVNPAPLSQPPQEHNRRAERRFQVTDRQPNPASRPVPPTTHGPAQRSRLEWVCHQSGTDRVYINHREHYV
- the nectin3b gene encoding nectin-3-like protein isoform X3, whose protein sequence is MSASSRRSSLGPPSKAAAFHLLCIISGVWSSQVMVPQRVSAVLGKNVTLECRVDVGSNINLTQSSWERHLPSGPATVAVYHPDFGISIHQDYINRLHFRSPSSHDATIILENVGFSDVGIYTCKVATFPMGNTQASTTVNVLVEPKVYVSAGSTALIDGGNETVVATCIAERARPPAEVSWESNLFGQSEVQLFDDVNGTISTQVRYIWQPTRHVQGNTLTCVVRHPALQNDFRIPYQLNVQFAPDISVVGYDGDWHVGRENVQMACKANANPPAHHFRWIRLDSEMPEGVEIINSTLLFLRPLQRNDSGVYRCEVANDINLRSRDVRILIQDQSQAERSNSIKVAGAVMGAVLALFLIVVFIIVILTARKAPPSAFADKVIDLPPTHKPPPPYSERAPAVPLGVHASQVAWLCQNRRAERRFQVTDRQPNPASRPVPPTTHGPAQRSRLEWVCHQSGTDRVYINHREHYV